Proteins found in one Seonamhaeicola sp. S2-3 genomic segment:
- a CDS encoding tetratricopeptide repeat protein — protein sequence MKFKLVHLFVLFWFSLSFAQSSNDLRNIDSIQKSILNSKTKDSLLIANAHYKIGEIYRYSFSGDSAYYHYQKAEKIYRSKNDKFRTAITLYGIAAIQNNEKDFTGCEVTAIEAISLLESLKQTDRVIRYKSYLYNLLGLTFGQLEQYDESIAYYNRAIELKRLLKNNKSTLQNSRNNLALSYKKSGNYTLALEKYKEILDEDNLLKERPDFYALVLDNYAHTLYLSKKRKQLPELYFKALKIAEDVNPGGYNSVIINQHIAEYYNDLNQKDSAKFYGYKAKDLAKNYFNDDYLTSLLLLAEIEDGEKSAQHLKDYVRINDSLLKHERAIRNKFARIRFETDKIEQENIQIAKERMWLFIISVVVIIASFLLYLVITQRNKNKELQFIQKQQETNEEIYNLMLSQNESIEEARTIEKKRISEELHDGVLGRLFGTRLSLDSLNFNNSPEAIKTRSQYIEELKNIEQDIRKVSHELNTDFISGSGFIDIIKTLVETQSIAYKLQYNLLYDDTINWDDVSNKKKIHIYRIIQETLHNIYKHARASKVNISFKLKNNVICLTIEDNGQGFDINKVKSGIGLKNINSRISEINGNLNISSKIDIGTTVIIEVPIP from the coding sequence TTGAAATTTAAATTAGTCCATTTATTTGTATTATTCTGGTTTAGCTTGTCATTTGCACAAAGTTCAAATGATTTAAGAAATATTGATTCTATTCAAAAATCTATTCTTAATTCTAAGACTAAAGATTCTTTGTTAATTGCCAATGCGCATTATAAAATAGGCGAAATTTATAGATATAGTTTTTCTGGAGATAGTGCTTATTACCACTACCAAAAAGCAGAAAAAATATATAGAAGTAAAAATGATAAGTTTAGAACAGCCATAACTTTGTATGGAATTGCGGCTATTCAAAACAATGAAAAAGACTTTACCGGTTGTGAGGTTACTGCCATTGAAGCTATTTCTTTATTAGAGTCATTAAAACAAACTGATAGAGTAATAAGATATAAGTCTTATTTGTATAATCTACTAGGGCTTACTTTTGGTCAGTTAGAACAGTATGATGAATCTATTGCATATTATAATAGAGCAATAGAATTAAAAAGATTGCTAAAAAATAATAAATCAACACTTCAAAATTCAAGAAACAATTTAGCATTATCATATAAAAAATCTGGTAATTACACTTTAGCTTTAGAGAAATACAAAGAAATTTTAGATGAAGATAATTTATTAAAAGAACGACCAGATTTTTATGCCTTGGTACTAGATAATTATGCCCATACTTTATACCTATCTAAAAAAAGAAAGCAGCTTCCAGAATTATATTTTAAAGCATTAAAAATAGCAGAAGATGTAAATCCAGGAGGATATAATTCTGTTATAATAAATCAGCATATAGCAGAATATTATAATGACTTAAACCAAAAAGACTCTGCTAAATTTTATGGTTATAAAGCAAAAGATTTAGCTAAAAACTATTTTAATGATGATTATTTAACCTCTCTTTTACTATTGGCAGAAATTGAAGATGGCGAAAAATCTGCCCAACATTTAAAAGATTATGTTAGAATTAATGATAGCTTACTAAAACATGAAAGAGCTATAAGAAATAAATTTGCTAGAATTAGATTTGAAACAGACAAAATTGAACAAGAAAACATACAAATAGCTAAAGAACGTATGTGGTTATTTATAATTTCTGTAGTAGTAATTATAGCATCGTTCTTATTATATTTAGTAATTACGCAAAGAAATAAAAATAAAGAGCTTCAGTTTATTCAAAAACAACAAGAAACCAACGAAGAAATTTATAACCTTATGCTATCACAAAATGAAAGTATTGAGGAAGCAAGAACCATTGAGAAAAAACGAATTTCAGAAGAACTACATGATGGCGTGTTAGGGCGTTTATTTGGTACACGTTTAAGTTTAGATAGTTTAAACTTTAATAACTCTCCAGAGGCTATAAAAACAAGAAGCCAGTATATTGAAGAATTAAAAAATATAGAGCAAGATATAAGAAAAGTGTCTCATGAATTAAATACCGATTTTATTTCAGGCTCTGGTTTTATTGATATTATAAAAACACTGGTAGAAACACAATCAATAGCATATAAACTTCAATATAATTTGTTGTACGATGATACTATTAATTGGGATGATGTATCAAATAAAAAGAAGATTCATATTTATAGAATTATTCAAGAAACGCTTCATAATATTTATAAACATGCCCGTGCTTCTAAAGTAAATATTAGTTTTAAATTAAAAAATAATGTAATTTGCTTAACAATTGAAGACAATGGACAAG
- a CDS encoding LacI family DNA-binding transcriptional regulator yields MVTLKQLAKELNVSISTVSKALNNSEEIGEETVKRVKELAQLYNYKPNKVALSLKQNQTKTIGVIIPNILNHFLAKVLFGIEREATKLGYNIITCISNESLEKEKEGLQILANGSVDGFILSVAEETQEKNEVEHFKRTINQGLPIVMFDRVAHDVMCDKVIVDDFDATYNATKGLIEENRKQIVFISNIQGLSVGKLRERGYTKAILESQTMEPLILKIKKKDDHQKKIKSFFKKNKNIDGVIAADSSSGIIAINTAVNLGRKVPKDISVIGFASKSDSNHALPRLTTIRQHAKLIGAKAAQMLVHRLQNKHLKEEVKTKIVKTTLIKSKSTLK; encoded by the coding sequence ATGGTTACTTTAAAACAGTTGGCAAAAGAGTTGAATGTTTCAATTTCTACAGTTTCAAAAGCATTAAACAATAGTGAAGAGATTGGTGAAGAAACGGTTAAACGTGTTAAAGAATTGGCTCAACTTTATAATTATAAGCCCAATAAAGTAGCTTTAAGTTTAAAACAAAATCAAACTAAAACTATAGGTGTAATTATACCTAATATTTTAAATCATTTTTTAGCCAAAGTACTTTTTGGTATAGAGAGGGAAGCTACAAAGCTAGGATACAATATAATAACCTGTATTTCTAACGAATCTTTAGAAAAAGAAAAAGAAGGTCTTCAAATTTTAGCTAATGGTAGTGTAGATGGGTTTATTTTATCAGTAGCCGAAGAAACTCAAGAAAAGAATGAAGTAGAACATTTTAAAAGAACTATAAACCAAGGGTTACCCATTGTTATGTTTGATAGGGTAGCACATGATGTCATGTGTGATAAAGTAATTGTAGATGATTTTGATGCTACTTATAATGCCACTAAAGGTTTAATAGAAGAAAATAGAAAACAAATTGTATTTATTAGTAATATTCAAGGTTTAAGTGTTGGCAAATTAAGAGAAAGAGGTTATACAAAAGCCATTTTAGAAAGTCAAACTATGGAGCCTCTAATATTGAAGATTAAAAAGAAAGATGATCATCAAAAAAAAATAAAATCTTTCTTTAAAAAGAATAAAAATATTGATGGAGTAATTGCAGCCGATAGCTCATCTGGAATTATAGCCATAAATACAGCCGTTAATTTAGGAAGAAAAGTGCCTAAAGATATTTCTGTAATTGGTTTTGCTAGTAAATCAGACTCTAACCATGCATTACCAAGATTAACTACAATAAGGCAACACGCTAAACTTATAGGTGCCAAAGCAGCACAAATGTTAGTTCATAGACTTCAAAATAAGCATTTAAAAGAAGAGGTTAAAACAAAAATTGTTAAAACAACACTTATAAAAAGTAAATCTACATTGAAGTAA
- a CDS encoding helix-turn-helix domain-containing protein, producing the protein MSGVSELKIKDKTLSYDTIKIEPFRKNVRKTSPHKHNKYLEFVYFTNATGYHVIDNLKIDITPPMFFVVRKEQIHFWNLTSEPDGFVIIIKKSFLDNCIDIEIKHLLLKISAYTHLTPQDNKTIICLFKLLINENQSKNKNNTIIEGLFKALLGKLLQFKKQKPLINNSIYQKFIELLSAQDKLFNSVEHFADLLNTSPQNLNASCRNECGKSASEVLSDFILSEAKRLLLYTDKTITEIAYSLSFKDNSHFTKYFKRHVGFTPSTYRTNHLS; encoded by the coding sequence ATGAGCGGGGTTTCTGAACTAAAAATAAAAGATAAGACTTTATCTTATGACACTATAAAAATTGAACCTTTTAGGAAAAACGTTAGAAAAACATCTCCGCATAAACATAATAAATATCTTGAGTTTGTTTATTTTACTAACGCCACAGGTTACCATGTAATAGATAATTTAAAAATAGATATTACCCCGCCTATGTTTTTTGTTGTTAGAAAAGAACAAATTCATTTTTGGAACCTCACTTCAGAACCTGATGGGTTTGTTATCATTATCAAAAAATCTTTTTTAGATAATTGTATTGACATAGAGATAAAACACTTATTACTTAAAATAAGTGCTTATACGCATTTAACTCCTCAAGATAACAAAACCATTATATGCCTTTTTAAATTATTAATAAATGAAAACCAATCTAAAAATAAAAATAATACAATTATTGAAGGGCTTTTTAAAGCATTGTTAGGTAAATTACTTCAATTTAAAAAACAAAAACCTCTTATTAACAATAGCATTTATCAAAAATTTATTGAATTGCTTTCTGCCCAAGACAAACTTTTTAATAGTGTTGAACACTTTGCAGACTTACTAAATACAAGTCCACAAAACTTAAATGCTAGTTGTAGAAATGAATGTGGTAAATCTGCTTCTGAAGTTTTATCAGATTTTATTCTTAGCGAAGCTAAACGACTGCTTCTTTACACTGACAAAACTATAACTGAAATTGCCTATTCTTTATCTTTTAAAGACAACTCTCATTTTACAAAATATTTTAAAAGACACGTAGGTTTTACCCCAAGCACATACAGAACCAATCATTTAAGTTAA
- a CDS encoding TonB-dependent receptor codes for MKNTISFLLLFILFSAFTFAQKGNIKGLIIDNNSKDPIPFATVVILNNNSDTVSGAISSDDGTFNVSNIKFGTYSVQISFIGYETTTISNVTISKTSNEANIGSILLKPQLESLDAVTIKSQTKTATTKIDRKVYNASDFATAKGGNAADVLNKLPSITVDPSGDVSVRGTSDFMVYLNGKPTNIKPSVLLGQIQSNNISKIDVITVPTARYDAQGKGGIINITTKKNINQGLSVSVNGLIGGAPWGNLTDEYSEHDLKDDRYGGGFNITYGKKNITLYGGFNYNMKNVNGKRSGEARVFVNQPEGDFFHMNAKNGQRPEWYENYTANAGIDLDLSDTKKLSFSYFYGNRNEGRAAYYIYNTFFANADQSNKDIATEQFMYNPNIDDRYGEYNTFNVDYSVTLKNDASFKMAAAYETSKLSRALNNKNYFYNTRAEVDNDIDNNYANANLVDNYSLSDNTPLKGLRFNTDYEKQIDEFSTFGTGAQIQYTNIEGEFYFNNTLVTKDLDNTIDLTRTVYAAYADYSANRGKLSYILGIRAEYGDQTLKIGNTDYVPIFGADLDQNYTQNKLDIFPSAHFNYKFNKTNNLTLAGSRRINRASVTKLAPFLYRRHFEVYVVGDPELEAEYLNNVEITFEKTLGKNTFGLTGFYRGTDNTVFRVNTVTTANENPELNTILNEDVLIRSYTNAGNSTSLGAELNMNLIANSWAKFFIGGSLYNYQIKGEVFGYNVDQNSTNWSLKANANFTLSNKLRFNYDFSRISNTVTSQGQNDAFSVSNIALSYQPSNAWDISVRGLDIFAQNDTGLDTNAFNASNQQIFYQETLYERVGPIVEFGVTYSLNMNNKKKKTKDFQGNKHFK; via the coding sequence ATGAAAAATACTATTTCATTTTTATTATTATTTATTTTATTCTCTGCTTTTACTTTTGCCCAAAAAGGGAATATTAAAGGACTTATTATAGATAACAACTCTAAAGACCCCATTCCTTTTGCAACGGTAGTTATTTTAAATAATAATTCTGATACAGTTTCGGGTGCTATTTCATCTGATGATGGCACTTTTAACGTTAGCAATATAAAATTTGGGACTTATAGCGTACAAATATCTTTTATTGGTTATGAAACTACAACAATAAGCAACGTAACAATCTCAAAAACGTCTAATGAAGCTAATATTGGTTCTATTTTATTAAAACCTCAACTAGAATCTTTAGATGCTGTAACTATTAAATCTCAAACCAAAACAGCAACAACCAAAATAGACCGAAAAGTTTATAATGCCAGTGATTTTGCCACAGCAAAAGGTGGTAATGCTGCCGATGTTTTAAATAAACTACCTTCTATTACAGTAGACCCAAGTGGTGATGTTTCGGTTAGAGGCACTAGTGATTTTATGGTTTATTTAAACGGTAAACCTACAAACATTAAACCCTCTGTATTATTAGGCCAAATTCAATCTAATAATATTAGCAAAATAGACGTCATTACAGTACCTACAGCTCGTTATGATGCACAAGGTAAAGGTGGCATTATTAATATTACTACCAAGAAAAATATCAACCAAGGCTTATCGGTTTCTGTAAATGGATTAATTGGGGGAGCTCCATGGGGTAATTTAACCGATGAATATAGCGAACATGACTTAAAAGATGACCGTTATGGTGGCGGATTTAATATAACATACGGAAAGAAAAATATAACTCTTTATGGCGGATTCAATTACAATATGAAAAACGTAAACGGTAAACGCTCTGGAGAAGCAAGGGTTTTTGTTAATCAACCCGAAGGTGATTTTTTTCATATGAATGCCAAAAATGGGCAACGTCCGGAATGGTACGAAAACTATACAGCAAACGCTGGAATAGACCTTGATTTATCTGATACTAAAAAATTATCATTCTCATATTTCTACGGAAATAGAAATGAAGGAAGAGCTGCATATTACATTTACAACACGTTTTTTGCAAACGCAGACCAATCTAACAAAGACATAGCAACAGAGCAATTTATGTACAATCCTAATATTGATGATAGATACGGTGAGTACAACACCTTTAATGTAGATTATTCTGTTACATTAAAAAATGATGCTTCTTTTAAAATGGCTGCAGCATATGAAACTTCTAAGCTAAGTAGAGCGTTAAATAACAAAAACTATTTCTATAACACTAGAGCCGAGGTTGATAATGATATTGACAATAATTATGCAAATGCTAATCTTGTTGATAATTATTCATTATCAGACAACACACCACTAAAAGGACTTCGTTTTAATACAGATTATGAAAAACAAATTGATGAATTTAGCACTTTTGGCACCGGCGCTCAAATTCAATATACTAATATTGAAGGTGAATTTTATTTTAATAACACCCTTGTTACAAAAGATTTAGATAACACCATTGACTTAACTAGAACTGTATACGCTGCCTATGCCGATTATTCTGCTAACAGAGGAAAACTTAGTTATATTTTAGGAATACGTGCTGAGTATGGCGATCAAACTTTAAAAATAGGCAATACCGATTATGTTCCTATTTTTGGAGCAGATTTAGACCAAAACTACACTCAAAATAAATTAGATATATTTCCTTCGGCGCATTTTAATTACAAATTTAACAAAACCAATAACCTTACCTTAGCTGGTAGCCGTAGAATTAATAGAGCATCTGTTACTAAATTAGCTCCGTTTTTATACCGTCGTCATTTTGAAGTTTACGTGGTTGGAGACCCAGAATTAGAGGCTGAATATTTAAACAATGTTGAAATTACATTTGAAAAAACACTAGGAAAAAACACCTTTGGGTTAACAGGGTTTTACAGAGGAACTGATAACACCGTTTTTAGAGTAAACACCGTTACAACAGCAAACGAAAACCCCGAATTAAATACTATTTTAAACGAAGATGTATTAATTAGATCTTACACCAATGCTGGTAATTCTACATCATTAGGAGCCGAATTGAACATGAATTTAATTGCCAACTCTTGGGCTAAATTCTTTATTGGCGGTTCTTTGTACAACTACCAAATTAAAGGAGAAGTTTTTGGTTATAATGTTGACCAAAATAGTACAAATTGGTCTTTAAAAGCAAATGCTAATTTTACCCTATCTAACAAGCTAAGATTTAATTATGATTTTAGCAGGATATCTAACACAGTAACATCACAAGGTCAAAATGATGCCTTTTCAGTTTCTAACATTGCTTTAAGTTATCAACCTTCTAACGCATGGGATATTTCTGTAAGAGGTTTAGATATTTTTGCTCAAAATGATACTGGTTTAGACACCAATGCCTTTAACGCATCTAATCAACAAATCTTTTATCAAGAAACTTTATATGAAAGAGTTGGCCCTATAGTAGAATTTGGTGTAACCTATTCACTTAACATGAATAACAAGAAGAAAAAAACTAAAGATTTTCAAGGAAACAAACACTTTAAATAG